A stretch of the Mesorhizobium huakuii genome encodes the following:
- a CDS encoding CreA family protein has protein sequence MLERIARERIGRKLIGGALAVCVALGAGSAVAEEVGKVGVDWVGNDIIVEAIKDPKVDGVTCHVSYFDRSIIDRLHKGNWFEDPSDSSISCRQTGPITIGDIDMSEGGEEVFKQGISLIWKKQVVNRIYDKTNETLIYLSHSRQVQNGSAKMSVTTVPLYGQNVVWSKGKPK, from the coding sequence TTGCTCGAACGGATTGCGCGCGAACGGATTGGGCGAAAACTGATTGGCGGCGCCTTGGCCGTCTGCGTTGCGCTTGGCGCGGGCAGCGCCGTTGCCGAGGAAGTCGGCAAGGTCGGCGTCGACTGGGTCGGCAACGACATCATCGTCGAAGCCATCAAGGACCCGAAGGTGGATGGCGTGACCTGCCATGTCTCCTATTTCGACCGAAGCATCATCGACCGGCTACACAAGGGCAACTGGTTCGAGGATCCCTCCGATTCGTCGATCTCCTGCCGTCAGACCGGACCGATCACCATCGGCGACATCGACATGAGCGAAGGCGGCGAGGAGGTGTTCAAGCAAGGCATCAGCCTGATCTGGAAGAAACAGGTGGTGAACCGCATCTACGACAAGACCAACGAAACGCTGATCTATCTCTCGCATTCGCGCCAGGTGCAGAACGGCTCGGCCAAAATGTCGGTCACAACAGTGCCGCTCTACGGCCAGAACGTGGTGTGGAGCAAGGGCAAACCGAAATAG